One genomic region from Stutzerimonas decontaminans encodes:
- a CDS encoding DsrE family protein yields MEHPPSQRVLILVTSGPSIPARCAAPFHIATLLACMDAEVTLYLTGEGVQLARREVAESLRAAEGGEPLQHFIRNAKQAGARLLMCRQPGVQFDPATLIAELDEISSGGELAQMILEYERVLTL; encoded by the coding sequence ATGGAGCACCCCCCCTCACAACGTGTACTGATTCTGGTCACCAGCGGCCCCAGCATCCCAGCGCGCTGCGCAGCGCCTTTTCATATCGCCACGTTGCTGGCCTGCATGGATGCCGAGGTAACCCTCTACCTCACCGGCGAAGGCGTGCAACTGGCGCGCCGCGAGGTGGCCGAATCGCTGCGCGCGGCAGAGGGCGGCGAGCCGCTGCAGCATTTCATCCGCAACGCCAAACAGGCAGGTGCGCGCCTGCTGATGTGTCGCCAGCCCGGCGTCCAGTTCGACCCCGCTACGCTGATCGCCGAACTGGACGAAATCTCCAGCGGCGGTGAACTGGCGCAAATGATCCTTGAGTACGAGCGGGTGCTGACCCTATGA
- the cfaB gene encoding C17 cyclopropane fatty acid synthase CfaB, with the protein MLATLLPALKELGLPLRLRLWDGNDIDIGPSPCVTLVIKDPNLVTHLARPSLDLLGTAYVEGLIDLQGPVNEVIRIGDVITRALGEDNSPLPSREAHDKATDAEAISYHYDLSNDFYRLWLDKDMVYSCAYFETGSEDLEQAQQAKLRHLCRKLRLKPGERLLDVGCGWGGLARYAAREFGTQVFGITLSREQLELARERVLAEGLQKQVTLELMDYRDLPQDGRFDKVVSVGMFEHVGHANLPLYCQRLFDAVRPGGLVMNHGITARHIDGRPVGHGAGEFIDRYVFPHGELPHLVNISASVSEAGLEIVDVESLRLHYARTLDFWSERLEAQLEQAQRMIPERALRIWRLYLAGCAYGFRHNWINLHQILASKPLPNGSHELPWSRADLYR; encoded by the coding sequence ATGCTTGCAACATTGCTTCCGGCCCTGAAAGAACTTGGTCTGCCATTGCGCCTGCGCCTTTGGGACGGTAACGACATCGATATCGGGCCTTCGCCCTGCGTCACTCTGGTGATCAAGGATCCCAATCTGGTGACTCACCTGGCCCGGCCAAGCCTCGATCTGCTCGGCACCGCCTATGTCGAAGGCCTGATCGACCTACAGGGGCCGGTCAACGAGGTGATCCGCATCGGCGATGTGATCACCCGGGCGCTGGGTGAGGACAATTCCCCGCTGCCTTCCCGCGAGGCGCACGACAAGGCGACCGACGCGGAAGCCATCTCCTATCACTACGACCTCTCCAACGATTTCTACCGGCTCTGGCTGGACAAGGACATGGTCTATTCCTGCGCCTATTTCGAAACCGGCAGCGAAGACCTCGAGCAGGCGCAGCAGGCCAAGCTGCGCCACCTGTGTCGCAAGCTGCGGCTCAAGCCAGGGGAGCGCCTGCTGGATGTCGGCTGTGGCTGGGGTGGACTGGCGCGCTATGCCGCGCGTGAGTTCGGCACGCAGGTGTTCGGCATCACCCTCAGCCGCGAACAGCTCGAGCTGGCCCGCGAACGTGTGCTTGCCGAAGGACTGCAGAAGCAGGTCACTCTGGAGCTTATGGATTACCGCGATCTGCCGCAGGATGGCCGTTTCGACAAGGTGGTCAGCGTCGGCATGTTCGAGCACGTCGGCCACGCCAACCTGCCGCTGTACTGCCAGCGGTTGTTCGACGCCGTGCGGCCGGGCGGGCTGGTTATGAACCATGGCATCACCGCGCGGCATATCGACGGCCGGCCGGTCGGGCATGGTGCCGGCGAGTTCATCGACCGCTACGTATTCCCGCATGGCGAGCTGCCGCATCTGGTGAACATCAGCGCCAGCGTCAGCGAGGCCGGGCTGGAGATCGTCGATGTGGAAAGCCTGCGCCTGCACTATGCGCGCACACTTGACTTCTGGAGCGAGCGATTGGAAGCGCAGCTAGAGCAGGCGCAACGGATGATCCCCGAGCGCGCGCTGCGCATCTGGCGCCTCTATCTGGCCGGTTGCGCCTACGGCTTCCGCCACAACTGGATCAACCTGCATCAGATCCTTGCCAGCAAGCCGCTGCCGAACGGCTCTCACGAGCTGCCGTGGAGCCGGGCGGACCTTTACCGCTGA
- a CDS encoding glycine cleavage system protein H yields the protein MNVHGLEFPDSLRYAPEHSLWLREEADGSLTVGLTAYGCALYGQIFAFTPKRVGARIERERSFGVVEFAKAASSARSPVSGELQAVNEALLKRPALINQDCYGEGWMVRLQPENWAAVRDEFPLGETAAAAIAERMRLDNFDPANAHVQALQWK from the coding sequence ATGAATGTGCACGGTCTGGAGTTTCCCGACTCGCTGCGCTACGCGCCGGAGCACAGTCTGTGGCTGCGCGAGGAGGCCGACGGCAGCCTGACGGTCGGCCTGACCGCTTATGGTTGCGCGCTTTATGGCCAGATATTCGCCTTCACCCCCAAACGCGTCGGCGCCCGCATCGAGCGCGAGCGCAGCTTCGGCGTAGTGGAATTCGCCAAGGCCGCCTCGTCGGCACGCAGCCCGGTGTCCGGTGAGCTACAGGCGGTGAACGAAGCACTGCTAAAGCGTCCGGCGCTGATTAACCAGGATTGTTACGGAGAGGGCTGGATGGTCCGCCTGCAGCCCGAGAACTGGGCCGCCGTGCGCGACGAATTCCCGCTGGGCGAGACCGCAGCGGCAGCCATCGCCGAACGCATGCGGCTGGACAACTTCGACCCGGCCAACGCCCATGTGCAGGCGTTGCAGTGGAAATAA